CcagcaaaagaaaaagagagtaaGCGACAATTTTTATCGTCGAATTCTATTCGTTTGTGTCCgcaatattttcttttcttcttctttcttttcagGAAATCTCGGTAAAACCAAAGAACACTTCGGTTATACGTAGGAAAGTATGTAACCTATATCGTTGTGCTTATTCGATGTTGCATTTTCGTTTTACGAGATTCATTTGAATTCCATCGAATGTTTTCAGATCATTTATGGCGGACTTCCCGACGAGAACAAACCGGAAGAAGAAGAAATTTTAGGCAGACGGACCCGAGGgagaaaaattaattatcaagaAGAAATAGCATCGGACAGCGAAGAGGTAGCAAGTATAAAGGCGGGTGTCCATCCAGGAGTAAAATTCTCGAGGATTGCTCCGTAGTCTCGAGGCTCGAGTTACTCTGGAAAGGCAGTAGGGCCACTCTTAGATGGCTACTCTCACAATACGAACCAATTTCGTATTCTGAGAGTAGCTCTACGTGTGTCGCATTGTCGTCACGTAATATCATAGCGGTAATATGTATATTACCATTGTAGTTGATTAGGTAAAGAAACTGCATGAGAAGGAATAATGTCTCGAAGCTGCTCTCAAATGGAAAAACAATTTGTAAGTATTCGTGAGAGAGTAACTCGCGCGAGAAACTCTCTCCAGAAACTCTCGGATGGACACTCGCCTTATCTCGAATGGGCGAACAAAAAATTATAGGTTAGGACTATTAGCAGCGTAGAAAAGCACATTCCGGCACTTTTAGATGCAGTGTAAGATCAGATGTTGGATTTTCAGCAAATACGATCATAATAAGATCGCGGCGCTAAATagtatcaaatatatatatacacacacatatatagtATTCAATTTATAAacacgtttctttttatttgaaAACAACGACTGAATTGATCTGTTCGATTTATTACCTGGGCCAAAACTTTAGGGCCTAACTATAATTTATACTTTTTTGCCCGCCCACTAAGagtgtgcgcgcgcgtgtgtagTATTATATGCGGTAACATCGAACGCAAGAATACATGAACATTTAAAAACACTGCATATTTTACCTGATTTTATAGGAGCTAAAAAAGGCATTAAGGAGAACGGGCGAGAGCGAAGATGAATTCGTCGTGAACGAAGGCGAGGACGTAAACGATGATGTTGAAAAGGATTCCGACTCAGGTAGCTTTTAGAAGATTTTTCTTGTTAGTTCCGACTTCGAACTTGAACGCTGATATTAGTTTTAATCTTGAATGTGATACATTATAGGGGACATATATAATCCAAAAAAAGATGGCCACAAATTGAAAAACAAATCACCAAAAACCAGAAAGCCAGGGAAAAGTAAAAGTCCTGGAGGTAAACGGAAAACGATAAACGACGGAACGCCTAAGCAAAGGAAAAAACCTGGTCCTAAACCTGGTAGTAAGAATAAAGCACGAAAGCAAAGCTTTTTGGTCGGTTCGGTGATTCAAAGAAGAGACGACCAGGACGGAGAGAAGGATCTCATGGTTAACGTTATGGACAATCCTATAGCGGATATAGACTCGAAAATAGACGATAATCTTTCTGAAAACGTAGGACTGTCCGGTACGACTATGTCGGTTGCCGGTTCTTTTAGCGGGGATGTTCCAGAGGGTTCTTTAACAGGACTCGGTCCTGGCGAATTGGCTGATCTAGACGACGAACAGTTGGAACAGATGATGATGGAAGACGAAGAATACGGTCGACGACAGTTGGAGCTTGCTGCGATTGAAATcgcgaaaaaaaagaagaaagaagaacGCGAAGCGAAGAAGTTGGAGAAGGCACGGTTAAAAGCGTTAGAAATACTGGCGGCCGAAAGACAACGAGATCCTAATGCGCCGGAGGGTACCGACGGCGAGGTACcaaaaaagaagaaacgagGACGCCGCAGCAAAGCtgaaatccttgcggaacaaatgCGCAGGGACGGCGCTCCTAGTTTGAATGCTACCGTTTTACCTACCGCTTTACCTACCAGTTTACCTACAAGTTTGCCCACTACTTTACCAACTAGTTTATCTACCAGTTTATCCAGCAGTTTACCAACCAGTTTGCCGCAGAACGTTACGAGTAATATGTCACCCACCATGGTATCCACTATATCGACGATTATGACGCCTGAGGCAGAGAGATCTAGCGAAGGACACATTCCGATGATGACAGGGCCGGACGGACAACTTTTCAATCCCGATGGGTCCCCAATGAAACCCAAACGAAGAGGGCGTGGTAAGGGTAAAAAGACTCTAGCTTTGGAAGCAGCTAGAGCCGCAGAGGCAGCAGCCAAGGCTGCTGCTGAAGCTAGTTTAATTGGCATAGGCACCGACTCGAATCCCGAGATAAAACCTGGCGATATACCAAATGTACTTCCTACACCAGGTAGCAGCACGTCTGGATCGGCACCGTCCACACCACCCGCTGGCGTAGTCACGACACAGGGTCCGCCTGCTTCGCAAACTACACCAGCCTCGCAGTCCGTCTACTCGTCGTTACCGCCGAACAatcagcagcagcaacagcaacaacaacaacagcagcagcaacagcagcagcagcagcagcagcagcagcagcagcagcagtctTCCGTTATTACCAGAATGCTGCAGTCGCAGCCGGTGTCGAGTAGCCCGCAATCGTTCTCCGCTGCAGCCGCGGCAATGGGTCACAAGTATTTCGGTGGACCAAACGCCGCGGGTCAAATGATGGGTGGACCTAGAACAACGGGTTACGAAATACAACCTCGCGGAAGGATTCCGTCGCCGTATAGGCAAACCGGACAAACTTCTATACCTCCTCATTTCGCAGCTGTAAGATCAGGAACTCCACCCATGAGGATGAGAGTGCCTGGTCCACAAATGTATCATACACCGCATCATCCCATGGATCCGTCTCCATCGGGCGGCGGACCGATATCGATCAACAACAGAGATCGTAGTTCTCCTCTCGGACCGGGGCCTGCGATGATTCCACCAGCCGCCGGAAGTCCTCTGGCCAAAGGTGGTCCTACGCCTCCTCCGCCCCCTCCTTACGTCAGAGGACCTCCTCCGTCGTTGACCAGGTTCGCGGACAATCCCATGGGTCCAAGGCACCAGATGCCTCCCTTCACGAACGCGTCACCGGTCAACCATAACATGCAACAACCATCGCCACCTCCTAATCGGCCTCCAGGTAACTTCTCGCCATATCatcctccacctcctcccaATTATCATTACGGCGCCTATCCACCGCCTCCGCCAATGTCCACGGCAGACGATGCGGCCGCCTATCAGAGTTCCCCGTATCCAGCGGATCATTTCTCATCCCCTGCGGATAATCCACCACCCATCCAACAGCCACCACCGCCTCCCCAGACCCAGCCACCGCCGCAGCAGCAAGCGCATCCGAGCGATGCCGCTGGTGCTGGAAATAAACAATACGACGAAGAAGGCTCGGGAGAGTTTGGCGGTTTGGTATCGTACTTTAGTAGTCAAAGGGAGGACGATCTTGATTCGTAGCATGAGTGAGACCTTGGCCAACCCTGTATCTTTAAATAGCACGCGTTAACAGTGTCGGCAACGGTAACGCGTTAACAGTATAACGCGTGTCTTTCTTTCGACGGTCCAGGTAAGATGGCAACTTTTGCTCGAGAGGGAAAAGTACAAGAGAAACGTGAAACGTAAAACGAACTTACAGTTTAACGACCTGTAACGTAATCCTAAatgaaagaaacaaaaattagatatatatatattatatacatataatatacatatgtgtCTCGGGGCATTGAAACGTTTGAAATAACGAATAAAGAGTATTTGCATTATAACATTAACAGATTCAGAACGATGTGTCCGATAGCCACGGATCGTTCCGTGATgctgagcgaatgaacgaacaTAGAATTACCTATCGGTAACTATCCTACTGTAGCGGATAGAGAAGGTCAGGATACATATGGGTCACCGGTCGGTTAtcctatattattttataattttctgcCGAAATAACAGTCGATCGTATACTTGGACGTAATATTGCGCTGAATGTGTTAATGACAACGATGTACGTTCTAGCATTATTTTCTACTAACAACGTACTGTAATAACGTTTTAATACGTAAGGATACACGCGTAGAGTTAGTATTGTCTTCCTCTTCGACCTCTTAAGCAAACAGTTGTCTTACGGTTTTTTGTACCTTCGAAGGAGACAGAAAAAATGGAAACCAGAAAGATAGGGGAAGCGAGATTACGAGAATAAGCGCCGGAGAAACCAAATCCAAGGTTGGCCAAGCCagaacaaaaaagaaagaaaatattaatatagtaatcgCTGACAATGGAGCCTATTTCCTAAGAGTTGTAAGCTTTTTGTAATTAGTTCGAGTTTGATTAAAGTTTCTATATGAAAGCGAATAACGACCACACAGTTAGTTTACAACGCGTCAGAGATACTGAGAGATATAATCGCGTTTACGCTAGCGAAGCCGGATTACACAAAGATCTGACCAGAATTTTATCTAATAACTCTCTCCGTTAATATGATATACATATGCATACAAAAATGATATTCGTAATGCACAGTTTATTAACCGATCGACCTCCAAATCCGGCTTAGATACGTAGGTATTCTTTCTTCGGTAAACGTTTACTGTTTATACATGTCGATCTTAGTAATAATCGACGGAAAGATcaagaggggggggggagagagagagagagagagagagagagagaatggtaGGAGGTGAAACTTATTAACACATTCGGACTATTCaccgttgttatgtgtacataTGTAAATACAATAAGTCCTTTaggttatattatatgtattatatatacacaAAAGAAACGCGTACACACGAACGTACACGAGTACATGCTTGCAGTCGAACACAGGTACAAAGCACCACGATCACGGATAATACACACATACACAGAGTCACTCGAAATACTTATACGGTTAATTAGTGCAAAGGGCacaaatgtaatatttaaattggaaaaaaagaaaaacgaaacgAACACGGCAGATtcgattataataaatttacaaATGGTGTGAAGACTACtactaattatttataattctaaaTGAAAAAGATTAAGAATTTATGATATAAGTAGCGATAATATtgtattttacaaattttacttgattattattattatattattaagaaCGACGAAACAAGAGCATATgtgtatatatctatatatatatatatacatatacatgtatatacatgtgtgtatatatatatatatatatatatagatagatacatagatagatagatagatagataggtaGTTTGAAGAACAGGAGGCTGCACCAGTCCAATTCTAAGAAAGTAAGACTGTAGAAAACGCGCATGAAAAATACATGTAGAAATTAGTCGGGCGAGGGTGCTTGCGGATACTAtgaaattctatttcattttagtGTGCAATTACAAATATATAGTTAATATGTAAATTATATTGCGAATACATATGATTTTTCCAGGCATATGCAACCGAATCGAGTTAAAGACTAAcaaatctttttctttttttacacaCACAAACATGCGCGTGCACGCGCACACACAGACACGTGTggatatatttatgtatatgtatacatacatacatatgtttgtgtgtgtgtgtgtgtatacacGTATATTTCATGTTTCTTATCTTATTTCTTTGTTTCATTCTTGACTTAAGACGCTTTTCAAGCTTTTAagggaaaaaaaaaatatatatatatatatatatatatatatgcatacagagatatatatgtaataaagtataaattaattaagatATATTATACGAACGTATCGTGTTATTATGATTCATCACAAATTCTACAGCGCAGCTTCCTGCTTGATTTTAAGTAGCGGATTCGtataagaaagaaaaaaagagcacATAAAGAAAAGTAATTCAACCGATTCGAGTGATTCGCTGAACAGATACGATTACGTGAAAATCTAGGTATATTTCTaaaaagaaggagagagagagagagagaaagagagcaactAAGAGGCACgcagagtgtgtgtgtgtgtgtgtgtgtgtgagagagagagagaagtgttACTTCTTTTTTgtgatttatttgtttgttaatAGTGCGACAGCCTCCTGCTCTTCGATCGGATCGCAAAGCTGGTAGTATCTCTTTGCGCCAGAAAGATCGTGTATCTGTTTAGTTATCACACATACGTACATACCTAATATAAATAGAAGTtatataaataaagaaaagGAAATACATTATCTTAGGATTAGCTGCTTGACAGTTTCCTTTACTTCGTCGACCGTCTTGGTCCATTAACGCGCAATGTTCCTATTTCGACGATTCGAACTTCTTTTTAAATTTCTCGTTACTGTTGTCTGCAAGTGGCGCAGAACATTTCAATAAACATTCCATCGAGATATAGCGAATTAATTATCCGATTTACTttataaaaattgaagaataaAATTGGAGTTTTAATAAATTCTTGTTTCAGAGAGTTTCATTGAACAATGGAATTATCGAAAGTATCGATATGTTAACTTTTCCAACATGTGCAGTTTAGTCATCGATACGGGACCATTGACCGTTAATGGGTGAACAAGACCGAATTGTGAACGATCATTACACAATCTACACACCGTACAATTGTCAGAGAgaaggagggagagagggagaaagagagagagagagagagtgagagtgagagtgagagagagatatttGCTGCGTCtataatttcattatttttacaCCTATACGATACATTTCGGTTCTACACCGTTTTTCAATGTACAATCTCTATCGTCTTCTTTAACTCGACGTAATCGTATGCGTCTTCGACCCGTTCGTCTCTTAGAGTGCGCTTCAAGGAATAATGCGACTTCGTTCGTAAACGTTTCTACAAAgaatttttaaatgtaaactCATGGCTGCGTCTGTTTTCAATTAAAAAAGGCAGATCTTCTAATAGATACAAAGGTGTAACGTAAACGCAACATAACGCGGAATATGGATGTCTTATACAGACTTTCGACTAGTTTTCATCTGATCTTTATAAAAGAAGTGAGAATAAAGCGATAAATCAATTTTTCAGACGTTGTATATGTATTATACGTACGTTCGTATATTTCTTATGAAACACATTTGTAATACACACGATGATTTTATCGAATGGTAGCGGATAACTAGAGAACACATTTCAAAGATCTGTAATCAATTTGAGATCGAAGCAGACACCTTTCTACACGCGTACTCGAATGTAGACAAAAAGAAACGGTACATATACATAGAAAATGTTTCCTTGGAACGTAAACTTGACGAAAACGTCATGTCGGGACAACTGTAAATGTGGTGCGCAGTTTAGCTTTTCTTTTCGTAAGGGTCTAGACCAAAcgcaattattatattacatgttGTAGCCTAAATACaaacattttataataaaattcaatatATTGAAGTAATCTTGTAGGATGCTGTTCTCTCTTTCGGTATATCCGATTTCATCGCATATCAACTTGAAATCAAATTTTTTCCTCACTATGGATTCTTAGCAACAGAATATCATAATACGAATAAGATCGGaaaaagaaaatagtatcgcAACACCGAATATGATATTTTTGTTACAGctagtgttttttttttttagcaatTTCCTGCAAAACGCAATTAGATACGCTTCGATTAGTCacactaaaaaagaaaaaaaaagattgcttGCATTCATTGCGCAAAGTATTTTATAACAAATACGATGATCGTTTATTGTGTATACAATGATTGTACCGAAAATAAGAAAACTTAGAATAAGGTTTGCAATCTACGTTGCTGTTTTGGTATATAACACTGAATatcatttaacaattttaactTTATTCTGAAGTACTTTATCATTCGTGGATGTTACTTCACCAAATCTGatttttctcttttctattCTGGCTTCCAACTCGGCCTGCAATCAAGCATATttgtaaaaattaaatataatatatatatatatatatatatatatatatatatatatatatatatatatatatttaatcacATAATTGAATGTTATTTATATATgcttttattctatttattaccTTCTCCATTAGGGTAGAAACAGACATACCAAACCTTTCTGCTCGCTTTTTTAAAACTTCGTATGTTGTATGCTGTAAACATGTATAACCAATGAATTCTAAATATTTAAAACGCGTCAAATGACGTTTCGATTGTAATTAATGATAAATACATACCACAGGTGTTTTTACAGAAGCAGCAgacttattattttgattattaatactgaatctGGCAGATCTGGCTTCCTTTTTAGCAGCTTCCGATAGCGGCATACCAAACTTTTTAGCTCTCATTTCCAATCTCTAAACATGAAATCGGTATAGcgttactattttattttatacgtataTCCGTAGCGGAAACAAATGTTTATCGTTACCTCTTTGACACCGAGCTCTGACAACTTAATAATTTTTCTTTCCGGTGGTACAGTTTCTGTAGATTTCATGTCGGTCTCAGCTTTTTCTATCAAttcattcttagtttcttcgatCACTCGTTTGCGGTTTAGAACTATTTTCTTCGCGCTCGCGTTGCTCTCCGTAGACAatttccttttttcatttacttCTTGAGAATCTGGTTTACTCGATAGCTCTTCTATTTCTTCATCCTATATcacgaaatatttgttgttaCGACTATACCGATAGAAATTAAATCATAGATACttttctaaatatttatttctcaaAAGTTTCTGCTTGAAACGATCCTGTTAAAATTAGAgataaataaatgcgatattaaTTTGAAATATCCTTTTTGTACTTACACCGAGGACTGCATCTTCGTCTAAAATTTCTTCCGCAGTTTCGTCCAAAGATAATGCAGAATCTATCGAAAAAGACATCGCTTTATCAACATATAATTCTTACAGGAAAATACACATACATTGTAAATTCATTTATAAACATATACCACCATGAATTGCTAACTGAAGCCTTTCAACCAATTCAGTTTTATTACCGCTAGTGGTAAGTCCTCTCTGTTTCAATTCGATCTTCAAATCTGCAACCTATTTTATAATGTTAATTAACAAGTGTATTAAAGTTCTTTAACTGCAGAGCCTTAGTAACAAACATTATTTTTACGATTGATATCAAATAACTACTTGTGCACGGTGCAAATAAAACCGTAGACAGAGAAATCTTTTATTGTGTACAAAACAGTTGTATATAATGTTGAGGTTATGTTCCCGGTAGTGAAACAATATCAACCTAATACATATAAATTACCTTCATCTTCGAAAGTTCCGTTAGTCCTTTCTCATAAGACGAATCAGCCATAATgtatctatttatattattatatttttataaagagAGTTTCTTAGTTTACGATTAACATGTCACCATTCGTTTCAGTCCAGTGTTCTTATGTATATTACATACAGATGTACTGTTCAATGCTCAAGCAGCCAGGATTCGCGGGCCGTAAGAAGTAAGAACTTACGGAACTTGTTCCCTCTTGTCTAACCACAAGTGCCCACAATGGACCACAAGTCAAAGTGATCAAAGTCACCACTCTCCAAAGCACAGACTAGTAATGAGCGATGTTGCATCGGTTCTTAGATAATCGATGCTTTATATTGTAATATCGATGTTTTAAGATATCGATTAATCAAGAAATCGATGTTTTCTTAGTTCGATGTTGAAACTACTTGGCGTCACTAGCGCATACTTCTCACCATTTTGTTTGAAGGCAGAGCTCTAGACGACTTTTTTGCAGGAAGGGCAGGAGTAGCAGTATTACCCATCATAAATAGGATTGGATGACGCCAATGGATTTGTATTGGCAATCCATTGAAATCCTCCAATCTCAATTGTGAGGTCTTTTCTCCGGCACTCGGAGCAGAATCCCTGACACCAATGGACACACTGGTCCTGAGTGAAAATTTCACGAACAAGCAATAAAAAATAGTTCCTGTTCTTTGCTATTAGTAGTAACTATTTCgatttttgtaatatttattcatatatatacatatatatatatatatatatatatatatatatatatatatatacaagagAATATATTTTAGCAATTTGTGGTTTAGAAGAATATTTTGAAGGTACAGAAATGTTCAGGACAATTTTCTAAATCCATTTCATGGCAAAAAAAGTTtgtttctttattaaaacagtTAAAATGTCTACGCATATTTGATATAAAGGATAATTATATATCGTACATACTAAGCTAGGCTCCAATTTTCTCAATTTCGTCTGCGTCTTCAACATTAAGGTAACGTATTTTTTTCCCAAAATGAGTCTCTATATCTTTACATATTGCCATTGCGTGTGACGAATCTACTAAATTAATAGCAATTCCAGATTTCCCAAATCGTCCTGTTCGACCGATTCTGTGCAAGTACGTTTCACAATCAGCTTTCCAGTTTTGATCCATGGGTAGGTCAAAATTGACTACTATCGTTACTTGTTGAACATCGATACCTGAAAGATGAGtaatatattttcaagtatcGGATGATTCGCTTATGtcgttaataataaattgaaataaatacctCTAGCTAAAACGTTCGTCGTGATGAGAACTTTCTCTAAACCTTCCCTAAATCGATCTAAGACAGAGATTCTTTGTTCTACTGTTAATTCACCGGACAAAACGGCCACTGCATGGCCATCTTTTGTCATTTTTTCTGCTAACCAATTTGCCGTTTTCCTAGTCTGCGAACAGACAgaagataataatatatttatgatatataaaCAGAGAAAATTTTATATCGACGTAAATACAAATGAACTGTCTTACATGACAAAAAATGATTGCTTGACCTATTGTTATCACACCGTAGATATTAGTAATAGCAGCATATTTTTCTTCCAAATCTTTGCACTTTACATAATATTGTTCAATGTTATCTAAACTCTCTTCTTCCTTTAACAGTCGTATTATCAAAGGATTATTAACTATGATCTCTGCAAATTTCATGACTTCTGGTTCATAAGTTGCGGAGAAAAACATCATTTGACAATCGCGTGGAAGTTGCCTGTGCAAGTAAAGTGTATAATGCGTAAGTGCGTATAATTCAATGAAATTTATTGCGGTCGCTTGAATTACTTGTGAATACGAATGCACTGATCTTGATGGCCTTGCGTTGCAATCATTACATCCGCTTCGTCTAAAACAAATACTGATATCTCGCTCAGATTAAAGAATTTAAATTTAACAGTCCAATCTAAAACTTTTCCTGGTGTTCCTATAATGATGTGTTCAGTAATTTTTGACCCGCGACTTACTGAAACAAGTACATAGATTACATTAACATGATAAGTATTCGTTTGGTAtaggaataaaatatttaaaaaatctaacaGCAAAGTATATATTACCTTCTTCTCCTCTGACAGCGTATTtgattttaatttcattacaGAACGCAGACATTTTTGCTGCTACTTCTCCCGTTTGTATAGCTAGTTCATAGGTTGGCGATAAACAAAGCACTTGAGGATAATTCTTAGATGTATCTACTCTGCTTAGCATCGCCAACACAAATGCTGCTGTTTTGCCAGTCCCAGACTGCGACTGAGCTATCATGTTTTGAGGCCTGTACATTCGTT
This genomic stretch from Megalopta genalis isolate 19385.01 chromosome 5, iyMegGena1_principal, whole genome shotgun sequence harbors:
- the LOC117227619 gene encoding SAP domain-containing ribonucleoprotein isoform X1 → MADSSYEKGLTELSKMKVADLKIELKQRGLTTSGNKTELVERLQLAIHGDSALSLDETAEEILDEDAVLGDEEIEELSSKPDSQEVNEKRKLSTESNASAKKIVLNRKRVIEETKNELIEKAETDMKSTETVPPERKIIKLSELGVKERLEMRAKKFGMPLSEAAKKEARSARFSINNQNNKSAASVKTPVHTTYEVLKKRAERFGMSVSTLMEKAELEARIEKRKIRFGEVTSTNDKVLQNKVKIVK
- the Dbp80 gene encoding putative ATP-dependent RNA helicase Dbp80 — protein: MASTQVDWNKCTDEQEKLSAKVSNLNIEKQPAENASNNTESKNDDGTDEQITPAEKSFLQKIIRKGLVVTKKNIEIQRKDPASPLYSVKTFEALHLKPALLKGVYAMGFNAPSKIQETALPTLLADPPQNMIAQSQSGTGKTAAFVLAMLSRVDTSKNYPQVLCLSPTYELAIQTGEVAAKMSAFCNEIKIKYAVRGEEVSRGSKITEHIIIGTPGKVLDWTVKFKFFNLSEISVFVLDEADVMIATQGHQDQCIRIHKQLPRDCQMMFFSATYEPEVMKFAEIIVNNPLIIRLLKEEESLDNIEQYYVKCKDLEEKYAAITNIYGVITIGQAIIFCHTRKTANWLAEKMTKDGHAVAVLSGELTVEQRISVLDRFREGLEKVLITTNVLARGIDVQQVTIVVNFDLPMDQNWKADCETYLHRIGRTGRFGKSGIAINLVDSSHAMAICKDIETHFGKKIRYLNVEDADEIEKIGA
- the LOC117227619 gene encoding SAP domain-containing ribonucleoprotein isoform X3, which encodes MNLQYSALSLDETAEEILDEDAVLGDEEIEELSSKPDSQEVNEKRKLSTESNASAKKIVLNRKRVIEETKNELIEKAETDMKSTETVPPERKIIKLSELGVKERLEMRAKKFGMPLSEAAKKEARSARFSINNQNNKSAASVKTPVHTTYEVLKKRAERFGMSVSTLMEKAELEARIEKRKIRFGEVTSTNDKVLQNKVKIVK
- the LOC117227619 gene encoding SAP domain-containing ribonucleoprotein isoform X2, whose amino-acid sequence is MADSSYEKGLTELSKMKVADLKIELKQRGLTTSGNKTELVERLQLAIHDSALSLDETAEEILDEDAVLGDEEIEELSSKPDSQEVNEKRKLSTESNASAKKIVLNRKRVIEETKNELIEKAETDMKSTETVPPERKIIKLSELGVKERLEMRAKKFGMPLSEAAKKEARSARFSINNQNNKSAASVKTPVHTTYEVLKKRAERFGMSVSTLMEKAELEARIEKRKIRFGEVTSTNDKVLQNKVKIVK